A stretch of DNA from Sugiyamaella lignohabitans strain CBS 10342 chromosome B, complete sequence:
AGAGCTTTACGCAATTCATTCACCTTGGTCTGAGAAATTGTTGCAGATCCAGGTTCAAAAACTTGCAGAGTGTTGTCACGGATATTTTCAGTGTTTCCCTTGGTCAAGTCATGAATACCGATTAGTAGAGAATAGTCCATGATATTAAGTCGTTTGAGCAGGGCAACGTCGATTTCTAGTTGATCTAAAAATTGACGCTTCTTGGTTGGTCCTAACATTATACTTTCACCAGCATCTATCCAATTCAGATCTTTGTATACTACAGCTTTTTTGGAATCCTGTGGTTGTAATCGTCTTCCTTGAGTCGAGCCCTTGAGATCATATGTACGATGGATATCACGATGAGGAGGAAAAAGATTGTTCATTACAATGAAATGAATTTTCCTTCCAAATGGCAGCTTGACACGATGCAGTCCGTAAAATTGAGAGATCAATGTGTTGGGGTTATTCTTGACGTGGTTGTAGTAATCTTTGAGTATCTTGCGTAGCATCTTGTGTTCTGAATGGTGGATTGTTTTGATGATAAATCGATAATCTCTagagaaatagaaaaaagagCCCGACTTACCTGGAGATCCTAGTTCAGATACAATGTACTTTGAAGTTAAAGACATCAAATAATCTGCTGGATCGAGCTTAAACAGCTCGCGAAGATGTCTGAAAACCCATGGTGCATAGTCTTTGAACTTGAAGTCGTACCTGGCAGATGGTGTCAATTCATTACCAGAAACATCAAAAGCCAGCTTGTTTTTAGCCACGAAGTCTTCATCGTTTAATGGCCTGTCGACTTTACCATTGCAACGTGATACAGATACTCGGATACCAGTCAGCATATTGTACGCAGTTACATAGTTAACATGACCTTCAGATACCTTTGTACCCATCAGAACTCTCTCGTCTTCTAGAAACTCTCTACGTCTCCGTCGAAGTTCTCGTTGAACAATGATTTCCTCTCTTAATcgttcaatttcaataaCAGTGGCCGAGCGATCAAGTTCTTGACCATTGGATGGAATTGGCGGTCCTGCTATGCTACGTCGTCGGGAAAAGGAGAAAGAGTTTCTATGTGAATACAAAGATAAGCGTCGAATCGAAGGAACTTCCTGTGACGAGGCAGCAGATCTCTGAGATGACAAAGAATTGCGGTTGTTGGATTGGTTACTAGTTGAAACGATTTGTTGACTTAAAGCACGGGTTGGCAATTGAGGCGGTCCCATTAATGTGGTGGGTGCAATATTTGCAGTTGCAATGGTAGAACCAGTCATGGCTACAGCTCCAGTACTATTGACATTAGGAACGGCAACACTACCAGCGTTGGATACTCTTTCTCGTACCATACTTGGTAgagaagatgaggaagatgcaGATGGATTGGGTGATCTTAGTGATGCTAATTGTTGTGCCGACACTGGAGAAGTGGGGGATGCAATGCTATGGTGGCTTCCAGTGCTAGCGCGGGAGAGGTATCGTTGGTcgtcaaaagaaaaagccGAACCAACCGATGTACGAACATTCGGAGAAGGCGGGGTCGAGCCTATAGATGTCCGAACATGTGAGGGTATAGGATCGAGCAACTGTGGAGACGACTCAATTCCTGGTAACGATCCTCGAAACGTTGGCATTTGCCTTGGGACAGGCGAGGTCGAGCTACTATTAGCTAAAACATTTGCCGTGGCAACTGAGGATGTCGACGATGTTCTCGCATTGGAAGCTTGTGTTGTTAGAGGGGACTGATTGGGGCCAGAATTTGAGCTGCTATCGTTTCTGGCTGGTTTGGAAACCGATGTGCTTGTAGGGGTGaatgttgatgctgattgTGATTTAGGAGAGTGATAGTTTGGTTGAGGGGGTGTAAATGGAAGCGGTGTCGCGCTTACAACTGGCGTGGTAACACTGCTATCAGATGTGGCGGTTGAACTGTTGGAAATGCTAGTAGGGGTAGATGATGTCGAAGTAGTTGAAGTTGTGCCCGAAGTTGCTTCAGCAGAATCCATAGTTGGAGCAGTCAGGAATTCGCCGTGTGCAGTGGAGCCCTCATGCTCAATACTATTACCATTCTCTGATGGCTTTTCATTAACACTCCTCTCTTCCGAGTTCACAGTCGACAATTCGTTTGCAACGACTTCTGGAGCACATGAAAGCGTTGGTAGATCCCCTTTCGTAGACACTCTCAAGCCCTTGTAGCTTGCCAACTGTGAAGATTCGTGAGGTTGACTTGCTGGCTGTTCTCGATGGTCGGCATTATCAGTTACAGTCAATAAACTATCGGCTGTTAGGGATGAGCTGGTATTGTTGCTATTTGGAGCGTCGTAAAAAGTATCACTTCCAAAACGTTGTCCTCGAGCATAACTGGCGTCGTCATTGTCGAATCCACGAGTCCCATCCGTCTCAATCTCGACAGTATTATTATCTAGACTCGAAACATCGTCTGTACCGTTGACAGGCCCATCGACATGAAAGTCACCCACGGGCAGAAAAGTCGTACTCAAACCATTAATCGAACTAGCACTGCTGGTCATCTGTCCATCTAGTGGCGCAGAATGAACTGCGATATTCGTTGATATGCTCTTTTCGTAATCACGGGAATCAACAGTCGTAGCTAACGAAGACATGGATCTCGCTGATAGCGAATTGTGGGAAAGGAAAGCGTCGTCGATGTCGTCGCTCGATTGATGCTCGTTATCCGCTACTAAGGTACCTCCGTTTGTAACAATGGATAATTTGCTGTTGAGCTTATGTTCGTCGTCGCTTCCACTAACACTTGCACCACCACTGGTGTCGGTACTTGTACTGGTGCCACTGGAATGCTGACGACTTTTTTCGCTCTCAAACGCTTCGTTACTATGCCTTTGGTATGAAAACGGTAGCTGTAGTTGAGTTAcagatggtgaagaagcagctaGCATTTGACCgtgtaaataaatgaaaGGATGAGCGTGTGCGTTAGAGGCGAATCACCACTCGATCAGCAACCTACTAGCGAAGGTATACAAACAGTTGAATTTGCCAGTATTGACCAGTCAAAAGATCAGCCGAATGAACAGTTCAACAAAGCCAGTATCTCAGTCAGAAGTAAATAATAGTAGTTGAACCGAGTCGAGATTGAAAGGTAGACACCAACTTGATTCGGACTTTTAAAAGTTGCAGGCTGTTTCTAAGTATAACCCAGAATTCAGCCTGACTTGCTGATAAATACGgtctggtgctgatgtGACCTTGTTGGTATGAGGTCGGAACCGGTCAAAACTGGTCGAAAGTGGACAATAACGTGTGTTACCCAATCCCGCAAAACACACTCAGTCAAACCCAATAGCCCCTTATACAGCAGGCGAGAAATCGGAGGTCGACTATCTTCCGAGTTTTAGTTAATGCTACACAAATGATCGTGCGACCTGTTCTATCTAGAGATAATTGTTAGTGGATAGTTCACCGGTAGGCCTGGATGTTGAGGCATGTGCCGTCTACGAGTGGGTTCCTGATAGTGGGTCTAGGCCATGTTTAAGCGCCAATAATAAACCACATACTTtacaaaaccaaaccaaacgGAGGTGTGGAGGATGTCGAAGAAGTCGTACTGGTTTAACAATCTTCgaaaatcaatcaatagCCAGTGTTGACAATTGTTTTCCCAGAATGAATTAACTGGCGGGATTATGTTGATGTGCAAAAAGACAATGTGTATGTTGATGatttccatttccaccTCTTTTTGGCGTTGATAGATTTCTCCTTGTAAGGCGTTGTTGTACCCTCACCCTCCTAAAGTGGGTTTCGGCTACTGTCAGTCGCTGGCTGCTGTAGCCTGATGTGGCCTGCTGTAGTCTAATGTCAGCCTGCTGCATGGCTGCTTGTGTAACCTCCCAGTCAGACCAATCGATAACGGTAAGCATGGGGGTAACCTTCCCTATCGGATCTTACTTATCAAGCCGTGCTATTGGTAATAAATGAGAGTGGCAGTGTCCCAGCTGCACCGTTTTCTATGCATGCACCGTGATTTTTAGtgtgcttctgcttctgcttctgcttctgcttctgctatCTGCTGGAGCTATCTGCTGCCAAAAGCAGGGCTGGATTAGAGTTTCTCTACTTGGAAGGGATCTTGGGCACGGAATAAACCCACTGCGAGATGCTGATTGTCAATGTTTCACGGTTCCTCGGACCATTTGTCTAGCACTCTGACCTGGCTTGTACACACCAGATCCCACACCTTGAACTGCCGCTTCATATACCGCTCATATCCACCTGATTATGTGGGGTTGGTCTCAGATCCGCCATGATATGATGACCCCCAAAACCGACCCCCAAAACTCCCTCGTACCAGGAGCCTGGTTGCAGAGCTTTGCCGGGACCAGCCAATCTGGCATGGTGTGGGGCTGGTGTTGCCGCTATCCGATCTCAGATTGACccaaaaattaattaagCAGGTCCACGGCAGCAGtcgtttgtttgttttgggACTGCCTGTCTCATTGTCGCATATCACGTTACATGCGACATGGACCTGCGCCAAGAGCACAATGTTTCAGGGTCGATggcgcctccggcggctggggctccgccccagaccccgctgctcctctcgctgcgctcgagtcggttgtgTCGATTGTGctagcagtctcctgcgaagcgGGAGCCACAAGCTCTGGGccagagccccagctgccggaggcaactgGCCCGTCGAGAACATCCGGTCGGGTTTCTATGCGTTTGTATCGGAAAATCATTTTGGCGATCGGCCGGTGCGTACAGCGATCGGAGTCTCgaccagccagccagccagcccaAATCGACGATGCGCGGCCCAGACCAGGTCGGTCGGCGGTAGGAAACTACGTGCAATGCAACAGAACCGGAGATTGTGACAcgaaagctcgcgaagcgagcacaacggggtctggggcagcgccccagccgccggaggcacagtgGCTACAACGCGAAAAAGCATTATATAGTAATTTTATTTAGTATATCGTTTAGTAGTGCCTGATAGTGACCTCGTCTGTGGACAGGAGACCGCGAATGATGACAGTCTGGTCGTCGCCAGGGAACAGGTCGATACCGTTGTCTTCGAGGAAGAGGTCCTTGTTTTTGACAGTGATCTCGACACCTTTGACTGGCTTGTTGGTGGACAGGCGCACTTGACCATCCTCGACCTTGACCTTGACTTGGCGGTCTGGGAAGGACAGGTACTTAAGAGGTTGGGGCCAGTCACCTCCACGAGCAATGACCTTGTTGGAGTCGGCGTCTACCAGACGACAATAGACGACGTGGTGGGTCTTGGACTCTACTGGCAGGTTCTGAATGATCTCAGTGGTCTGGTTAGCCTTAAGAGTGACTGGTTTGGGTGGCAGAGTCTCAACAAGCTTACCGGATTCGATTTCGTACACCTCGACATGGAGAACAACCTTCTTCTCGTGGATGGTATTGTTGACACCCCAAATGTCCTCAAAGTGTTCACGCTTGAAATAGTCAAAAGTGGGTa
This window harbors:
- the MSS4 gene encoding 1-phosphatidylinositol-4-phosphate 5-kinase (Phosphatidylinositol-4-phosphate 5-kinase; involved in actin cytoskeleton organization and cell morphogenesis; multicopy suppressor of stt4 mutation; GO_component: GO:0005634 - nucleus [Evidence IDA] [PMID 9624177]; GO_component: GO:0005886 - plasma membrane [Evidence IDA] [PMID 9624177]; GO_function: GO:0016308 - 1-phosphatidylinositol-4-phosphate 5-kinase activity [Evidence IEA]; GO_function: GO:0016308 - 1-phosphatidylinositol-4-phosphate 5-kinase activity [Evidence IDA] [PMID 9624177]; GO_function: GO:0016308 - 1-phosphatidylinositol-4-phosphate 5-kinase activity [Evidence IDA] [PMID 9624178]; GO_function: GO:0005524 - ATP binding [Evidence IEA]; GO_function: GO:0016301 - kinase activity [Evidence IEA]; GO_function: GO:0000166 - nucleotide binding [Evidence IEA]; GO_function: GO:0016307 - phosphatidylinositol phosphate kinase activity [Evidence IEA]; GO_function: GO:0016740 - transferase activity [Evidence IEA]; GO_process: GO:0031321 - ascospore-type prospore assembly [Evidence IGI] [PMID 19502581]; GO_process: GO:0046488 - phosphatidylinositol metabolic process [Evidence IEA]; GO_process: GO:0046854 - phosphatidylinositol phosphorylation [Evidence IDA] [PMID 9624177]; GO_process: GO:0046854 - phosphatidylinositol phosphorylation [Evidence IDA] [PMID 9624178]; GO_process: GO:0016310 - phosphorylation [Evidence IEA]), producing MLAASSPSVTQLQLPFSYQRHSNEAFESEKSRQHSSGTSTSTDTSGGASVSGSDDEHKLNSKLSIVTNGGTLVADNEHQSSDDIDDAFLSHNSLSARSMSSLATTVDSRDYEKSISTNIAVHSAPLDGQMTSSASSINGLSTTFLPVGDFHVDGPVNGTDDVSSLDNNTVEIETDGTRGFDNDDASYARGQRFGSDTFYDAPNSNNTSSSLTADSLLTVTDNADHREQPASQPHESSQLASYKGLRVSTKGDLPTLSCAPEVVANELSTVNSEERSVNEKPSENGNSIEHEGSTAHGEFLTAPTMDSAEATSGTTSTTSTSSTPTSISNSSTATSDSSVTTPVVSATPLPFTPPQPNYHSPKSQSASTFTPTSTSVSKPARNDSSSNSGPNQSPLTTQASNARTSSTSSVATANVLANSSSTSPVPRQMPTFRGSLPGIESSPQLLDPIPSHVRTSIGSTPPSPNVRTSVGSAFSFDDQRYLSRASTGSHHSIASPTSPVSAQQLASLRSPNPSASSSSSLPSMVRERVSNAGSVAVPNVNSTGAVAMTGSTIATANIAPTTLMGPPQLPTRALSQQIVSTSNQSNNRNSLSSQRSAASSQEVPSIRRLSLYSHRNSFSFSRRRSIAGPPIPSNGQELDRSATVIEIERLREEIIVQRELRRRRREFLEDERVLMGTKVSEGHVNYVTAYNMLTGIRVSVSRCNGKVDRPLNDEDFVAKNKLAFDVSGNELTPSARYDFKFKDYAPWVFRHLRELFKLDPADYLMSLTSKYIVSELGSPGKSGSFFYFSRDYRFIIKTIHHSEHKMLRKILKDYYNHVKNNPNTLISQFYGLHRVKLPFGRKIHFIVMNNLFPPHRDIHRTYDLKGSTQGRRLQPQDSKKAVVYKDLNWIDAGESIMLGPTKKRQFLDQLEIDVALLKRLNIMDYSLLIGIHDLTKGNTENIRDNTLQVFEPGSATISQTKVNELRKALTTASPTALAQLDLVLNQYERNDFIFYADSGGFRATNENNEPLNDIYYLGIIDCLTPYTFTKRVETFFKGLSNAHVTISAIPALEYGDRFFKFIKSVVVSKREGQQNVIGEETAPSAIEVHLPVLSEASTEARSVN